In Streptomyces hawaiiensis, one genomic interval encodes:
- a CDS encoding P-II family nitrogen regulator, with the protein MKLITAIVKPYRLDEVKNALQELGVHGLTVSEASGYGRQRGHTEVYRGAEYQVDLVPKVRIEVVVEDADAEAVIDAVVKAAHTGKIGDGKVWALPVDTVVRVRTGERGPDAL; encoded by the coding sequence ATGAAGCTCATCACCGCGATCGTCAAGCCGTACCGACTCGACGAGGTCAAGAACGCCCTGCAGGAACTCGGCGTGCACGGCCTGACCGTCAGCGAGGCCAGCGGCTACGGCCGGCAGCGCGGCCACACCGAGGTGTACCGCGGCGCCGAGTACCAGGTCGACCTCGTACCCAAGGTCCGGATCGAGGTCGTCGTCGAGGACGCGGACGCCGAGGCCGTCATCGACGCGGTCGTGAAGGCCGCGCACACCGGCAAGATCGGCGACGGCAAGGTGTGGGCGCTGCCCGTCGACACGGTCGTGCGGGTGCGGACGGGCGAGCGCGGCCCCGACGCGCTCTGA
- a CDS encoding cytidine deaminase gives MTDSSALDPEDRKIVTLARSARARNGVPEGAAVRDETGRTYVAGTVALDSLKLSALQTAVAMAVASGATSLEAAAVVTEAETASAQDRAAVRDLGSAGTPVLVAGPDGTVRVTLTAG, from the coding sequence ATGACCGACAGCAGCGCGCTCGACCCCGAGGACCGCAAGATCGTCACCCTGGCCCGTTCCGCGCGGGCCCGCAACGGCGTGCCCGAGGGCGCGGCCGTACGGGACGAGACCGGACGCACCTATGTCGCGGGCACCGTGGCCCTCGACTCCCTGAAGCTCAGTGCCCTGCAGACGGCGGTGGCGATGGCGGTGGCCTCGGGCGCGACGTCCTTGGAGGCGGCGGCCGTCGTGACCGAGGCGGAGACCGCGTCCGCGCAGGACCGGGCGGCGGTACGGGATCTCGGCAGCGCCGGGACGCCGGTACTGGTGGCCGGGCCCGACGGGACGGTCCGCGTCACCCTGACCGCCGGCTGA
- a CDS encoding MmcQ/YjbR family DNA-binding protein gives MTPRELRAFCLSFNAAVEDFPFSPEISVFKVRGKLFALSHLDARPLKANLKCDPEEAIRLRGEHEGLIVPGWHMNKRHWNTVTVDGDLPDRLVRELIEDSYDLVVAGLPRADRLRLDRS, from the coding sequence ATGACCCCGCGGGAACTGCGCGCGTTCTGCCTGTCCTTCAACGCGGCGGTGGAGGACTTCCCGTTCAGCCCGGAGATCTCGGTCTTCAAGGTGCGGGGCAAGCTCTTCGCCCTGTCGCACCTCGACGCGCGCCCGCTGAAGGCCAACCTCAAGTGCGACCCGGAGGAGGCGATCCGCCTGCGCGGCGAGCACGAGGGGCTGATCGTGCCGGGTTGGCACATGAACAAGCGTCACTGGAACACGGTCACGGTCGACGGCGACCTCCCGGACCGGCTGGTCCGGGAGCTCATCGAGGACTCCTACGACTTGGTCGTCGCGGGCCTGCCCCGAGCGGACCGCCTGCGCCTCGACCGCTCCTGA